A window of the Gossypium hirsutum isolate 1008001.06 chromosome A03, Gossypium_hirsutum_v2.1, whole genome shotgun sequence genome harbors these coding sequences:
- the LOC121223128 gene encoding protein DOUBLE-STRAND BREAK FORMATION: MSDTDSMLAQQIALFHSQINKKRFNDEPLRILESVLASNDVKSLFQLRSTLKEFIRSESLSAIRHIAAKTVDQQLSTLEFFVGAFAIIGDIESCLALRYEALVLREHKSQIHQWLQVSPVEWLNFAEQSLDNCFYAIAAKACDYALSCFHRNEIVRSKTDESCENLQLTEKITKLKNCALTLAASRSVKAQAAEYLRKRASEECNSQPPICKPAPCAASTLYRDGIKKRNDWKLNASRRVVSSSSQP, translated from the exons ATGTCAGATACGGACTCTATGTTAGCTCAGCAAATCGCTCTTTTCCACTCCCAAATCAACAAGAAAAG ATTCAACGACGAACCTCTTCGCATTCTGGAATCAGTTCTCGCCTCCAATGACGTTAAATCGCTTTTTCAGCTACGATCCACCTTGAAAGAGTTCATCAGATCTGAATCTCTCTCCGCTATTCGCCATATTGCAGCCAAAACTGTGGACCAGCAGCTCTCAACTCTCGAATTCTTCGTCGGAGCCTTCGCTATCATCGGCGATATAGAG AGTTGTTTGGCTTTGAGGTACGAGGCTCTGGTTCTTCGCGAACACAAGTCTCAAATCCATCAATGGTTGCAAGTTTCACCTGTGGAATGGCTTAATTTTGCGGAGCAATCATTAGATAACTGTTTCTATGCTATTGCTGCaaag GCTTGTGATTATGCATTATCATGCTTTCACAGGAACGAAATTGTACGGTCCAAAACAGATGAATCGTGTGAAAATTTGCAACTTACTGAAAAAATAACCAAACTCAAGAACTGTGCTCTAACACTGGCAGCTTCCCGCTCTG TTAAGGCACAGGCAGCAGAATACTTGAGAAAGAGAGCGAGTGAGGAATGCAACTCACAGCCTCCAATTTGTAAGCCAGCACCTTGTGCTGCCAGCACTCTGTACAGAGATGGCATTAAAAAGCGCAATGACTGGAAACTGAATGCAAGTCGAAGGGTGGTATCGAGTTCAAGTCAACCGTGA